TCTTCCATATTGACGCGCCGGAATAGAacctgacaacgccgccgtggCTCCTAATCGATCCGCTCCCAAATCGGATTCCGAGGCTTCGGCGATGTCGTCTCTGCCGTCGATGAAAGAGAGGAAgcgtgtgtgagagagagagagagagagagagagagagagagagagagagagagagagagagagagagagtctgagaggaaaGAGTTTAATAGGGGTAAAACTGTCACTAtaggttagattgggtaaacggggttaaaTAACTCtcggtggagtaagtgggcaatttttgaccaaaaattgggtaagtggtcacggatcttttttttttttgatacgtactctcactctcactctcactctcactcagACCCCCTCTTTCCCATTTTGATAAACCCAGAAAATGTAATTCTCAATTCAACCATCATTCCCTAATCACCTTCACCAATTCGTCAACGATTTCTTTACGGTTTAACGAGGACTTTCGTCCCATACCGAAACCGATCGGTGAGAGAAGATGCATTACCGGGTTCGAGCTTCTTCGTCTGATTTCGCCGGAACTCTTCCCCAACCTCGCAGGCAAACCCTTGTCTCTCCGTCTCTATTCCATGTTATGTATTATTAACTCTGGAGGTTTTTCCATCTGAATTTGTCATGTGTTTGAATTCTCAGTGGTCACACTGCCGTTAACATTGGAAAATCCAAAGTGATCGTGTAGAGAAGAGGTTTCTCAACGATATCGTCGTCTATGACATTGGTACTCACTTTCTCTTTTCTTACTTCACccacaattttttattttttattgaaatcGTTATCTGGGTAATTCATTACAAAAACATAAATCCACTGTCAACTTACTATTTTCCAGCTTCATTTGATTGGCATGTTAcgttttacttttattaaaaaTCAGCGGCATTTAGGATGCAAAATTTGAAGGAGAAGGAATATAGTGTAAATAATATGTATGTTATAGAGTTACAAGGGAGGAAAATGGCTCGGAATTCGAGCCGAGACGATGAAAGGAACAATGGCAAGGGAATGGAAGAAGTGGACTGTGTGTCATCTTGTTTGGGGATAATGATGGATCGGAATAGATAAAGTGGGGAATGTGAGATTGACTTGGTTGAAAGTGGGATGATATGCAGTCATCAAATAATCcatggttttctagtttatttttaaaatgaattaaagtaataaggGTGTAATTGATACCATCCATGTGGGATGTGCTTAGTTTTATGGAAATGGtaaaatttgactaattttCATGCCCTAAAGTCACACAAAATGGTAAGAGCTTTGTAGTAGAATATACACACAAGTAAAAGTAAAGAATCTCATTTCAGGCTTTTGATTGTTTCAGATAATAAACTATGGTATAAGCCAGAGTGCACTGGCGGCACTGATGGACAAGTGGGTCCAAGTCCTCGGGCATTTCACGTTGCTGTTGTGATTGATTGTCATATGTTCATCTTTGGTGGGCGTTGCGGTGGCAAGAGGTGTGTTCACATCCATTGAGTGTTCTACCTGCAAGATATTGTGCTATAATTCTATTAACTACCCACATGCTATTAACTATAAGGTTGGCCTATTCAGGTTAGGTGACTTTTGGGTCCTAGATACTGGTAagtatctatttatttttcttataaaaaTGTGTTAAGAGTGATATGAGTTAATATACTTGGGTTAATGCTTGTTTTGCCTCCTTTTTGACATGCTGAGGATAAATTAAAGTTTTGTTTCTTCCAGATATATGGCAATGGTCAGAGTTGACAAGCTTTGGTGACTTACCCTCAGCACGCGACTTTGCTGCAGCTTCAGCTATtggaaatcagaaaattattATGTTAGCATATAATCATTGCATTTTTTATTTACCAATTGATGTGACAATTCTAGTATGTTTTATTAAGTAAAATGTAAATAAATGCAGGTATGGTGGCTGGGATGGTAAAAAGTGGTTGTCAGATGTGTACGTCTTGGACACAAGTAAATGGTTTTCTGAGTCttttttgtaattatttttattttctgctTCATATTTGGTTGAGTTGATGCTTTATGAAATGAATCAAATGATCATAAAGTTACTTGGATCTTTACTCTTATTTGAACAGTATCACTAGAGTGGATGGAACTGTCAGTTACTCGATCACTGCCACCACCTAGATGCGGCCACACAGCTACTATGGTTGAAAAACGGTTGCTTGTCTATGGCGGCACAGGTAAAGTACAATGCTGCCACTGTTAATAATTGGTTATtcatttcattttggttttgttttcttttaataatGTTTGCCCAGATGGTTGCCTTCTGTTATAGTAAAGTAGTATAATCTGTTAATGATGTCTATATAAGTATATAGTAAATGACATTTTTTATAATTGTTTTAATGATTATTTCTTCTCGACATTCCAAATTCTGGAAACCGATTTGTAGAAAGCAAGGGGAAAAAGACATGCTATTGTTTTTATTGGTTCTGTAACATTATGGTATCTAAACAAAACTCTACTGTCTGGCAGTCCATTTGATTACCAAGGATTGTTTGATTTGAAAGAGAGAATATATGACTTCTGTTAAGATGCTTGAGTTTATTTAAGGGGCTTTGACGGGTTTTTGCTGACATAATCTTGAATGTTGTAGGAGGTGGAGGTCCTATCATGGGTGATTTATGGGCTTTGAAGGGTGTAATCGCAGAAGGTTAGTAGTGATACTAATGGTTATTACTTATTAGTTGATCCCTTTATCTACAGTTTCCCTTGGACTTTTCAAGATCAGTTTCGTTGTGGTTTCCTATTTCTAGTCTTGCCTTCTATTCTAGTCTTAAGATTATAGCCATCTTAATTTTTCTATTGCTGTAAATCATGCCATCCTATTAAAGCACCTGTCGAGATGATGCCTTCTGATATATGCCATGTAAATAACAATATTTCTACTAGACATTCCGCTGTGCGCTTAGATTTCTGATGATGTACTTCAAGTATATGATTTGTGAAAACATTAATGTTGTATACTGTCAGTACGCTGATCCCCTACATAAGAACTATTTGTTCTGTAAAACCCATTTCACTTTTGTTCCTGTTTTTGTTCTCTGTGAACTCACTTGAACTTTGTATTGAGATGGTCTGCAAGCCTGCACGTGTtgggccatttttttttttttttttggtatatggCTTTGGTGTTTTTAGTATCACGACTTTCTTCTTGTTCATTTTTTCAAACTACTCAGCTTCATGAATTTTGGTCTTATATAACTCAATTCAGACTATTATACTTAACTGCTCAGTTTCTTAGTTATTCAACTTGAATTTctgttttgtctttgttgtggaAGGAAGAAAATGAAACACCTGGATGGACCCAACTGAAGCTTCCAGGTCAAGCTCCTTCTGCACGTTGTGGCCATACCATCACATCTGGAGGACACTATGTAATTGACATTTCACAAGTTTTATTAGTTTTTCTGTCTTTGTTTTGTGCCTGTCAATAAACTGATGACAAAATGTCAATTAAGATTAAGATCCTCCTTTGAATTCACATAAAAAATGGAGAGTGGGAAATCCTGAAGTATTCATGAATTTGATTATCTAAaaccttttgtttcttcaatCCATATTACCCACACAAACACAATAATTTTGACAATCCTGTACCACTGGCAACCTGAAGTTTATATTTCTGACATTATTCATGGACAGTTTTAATTAGTACTTTGGTTTAGTTTATTTTGTAATGCAATATTGTTATTATGGAAAAATTGTATATGGTAGATAAATTTAGTTAGGCTGAAAGTAAATCTTAAAATTTGGGAAGTAAATTTGTCAGCTGCCCAATATAAAATACCCTATCTCTAGGCAGGAAGACACTCATTTTCTGAACCATGGCAGTAGCATAAAACTGAAAAGATTTTTGCAATTATTGAATAAAATAGGATGTTTTCAACTGTATGTAAAATTTTCAGCTCTGTCGTTCTAGGGTTGGGTGGAAGGATCGTAATTTAATAATGGTGTTGGAGATATTAACTTATCgtagaatttttttattatttatttatttatttttatattgaaGTTCACTCTATTTTGTTGATGTTCTTTGTAACTGAGTTCAAAAACCATTTATGCAGCTGTTGCTATTTGGAGGCCATGGAACTGGTGGCTGGTTGAGTCGTTATGACATCTATTACAATGACTGCATCATCTTAGACAGGGGTGAGTGCTTCTTGCCTTTACTCTCAAATTATTAGCTGATACTGAGTTGACTATCATAATGTATTGACCATCCATCTTTCACCATGCTACTATGATGTATTTACTTGCTAGATGATACAGTAGACAAATGTATACAATGCCCCACTCCCCACCCAAAACACACATAAGGGAGTAGAAAAAAGGGTGCAAAAGTAGAGTAATATCCTTCTTACCATGTGGATAGAGATTCTCTAATGCTCTTATTGTTAATTGGTGGTTCCCTTGTATACCCCCGTGTTTATTGGGTTCCACCTGTCTGATAATACATGTCTTTACTTGTggaaatttaaaatattttatgCCACACTTTCATCTCATGACGAGATTGCAACATCTTTCACTTCTTTTGTGCATTTAATTATAATTCCTTACCCCTCTTTTTCCCAAACATTAAGTTTCTGCACAGTGGAAGCGGTTACCTACTGGCAATGAACCCCCTCCTGCTCGAGCATACCATTCACTGACATGCATTGGCTCACGTTATCTGGTATTTGGTGGCTTTGATGGCAAATCCACATTTGGTGATCTATGGTGGTTGGTTCCTGAAGGTACTACACGGTCTTCTTATTGCTTCTGATCGAACTCCTTTGTTTCTGGACCCCTTTTTATCTAGGATTTCATCATGACCAATCTTCTATGTAACTTGGTGCCTTTCAGTTGTAAAGGGCTCAAATGCGGCTGTGTTAGGTCATAGCCTCGAATTTAACTGAGCATATAATCTTCATGAACTTTGAGTCTTCAACTGTTTGTCTGTTAGGTCATATgtattactaaaaaaaaaaaatctaaaaaaaaatctttattttATCTTGATTCAAGTTTCTCCTGCTGGAGCACATACAAATTCTTTCATGTGATCGTGCTTGAAATTGGACGTAAAACTTTGATCTGATGATTCCATAATGTAAAACAATACTGTGTTGAGGGGTTATCCAAAGTGATGATGAGAAGGCTCCAAAATCATCTCTCAGTGATATcaaatttaaagaaagaaaacttaGAAGTTAAGTAAAGGAGAGAAACTGTTGTGCGCATCTTGGTATGGAAAACAATGTTGTGTTCCTATTATATATCTAAGCAGAAGGGAACAGTATTTCTTAGATGTTTCATGCAGTTGAAACCTTATTCTAACACATTCTAATTGTCGCATTTTGCTTGTTGTATAGAGGGACCCTATTGCAAACAGGCTTCGTGCAACTTCACCAACCAATATTACCGAAAATAAGGATGTCATGATGGAAAATGATAATGTCCAATCTGAACTCAAGGTATTAGTGCTACTGCCTCTAATTATGCCGATCATTTAATATGATTTTGCCAACGGCCATACTGCTTTACTTCTACTGTAAATATGTGTGCTTTGAATCATGTCTGCTAACATCATATTGAGCTGGATTGCATGATATTAGAATAGGGAACTGTTCTGCCAAAATTTCAGGCATGCATGTCATATCTTGAATGGTTCCCTCAATTACTAGTACACTACTAGATAttaactttttgtttttgggttggaTATTAAATTTGTAAGTCATTCTCCTAACAGGAAAGCGAAACAGAAGAATCTGCTGTCTCAGAATTGCGAAAAAGATTAGGAATATCAGTTTCTCTCCCTAGTAATGGGGTTCCTGTTGTGGATGAGTTAGAAGACAGAGAACTTATTGAACTAGCTTCAAGTTTGGTTGGAGAAAGAGATACTACTTGTGAACATATTTCACATATTCAGGTAGGATATTTGATCATCATTTAATCACTTTTAAAACAACAAATGTTCTCTATGGTGCAGAAAAGTACAAAATTACTTATTATGTATCTCAGGCACTTCGTGACCACTGGAGGAATTGTACTGCAAGGTTCATACCACTTAAAGAGCTTGGGCCTTTGCTTCGGGACTACCAACGCCAAATTACTCGTCGTCACCTGTAAGAATGATGTTTTACACCATGACTTGTTTACAATCAGCTAGATTGTCCTGTTTCTGTGGTTGTTTACAAAAGTCTAACAAGCTTAACCAGCTTGATTCATCGATGAACCATATTTTAACTTAAAATTTTTTTACCTCCGCGCATTCATTGCATATGAACCAGAATGATATCCAGGAGCACTCCAAATAAATACTTACATGTATTGCCCGTAAATTTTGTGGACTGTCACTTTCTAAACTTGGTTGATTAATCCTTCATTTGTTGGTGGTATTTGCTTGGCTATGATAGGGAGAATGGCGGATCTGATCCAGAGTTGGTTGAGTCTGGTTCTCCTGGAAAAGTGGCTTATGGTTTCTATCATATTAGAAATGTTAATCAGGTATCCATCATATCGTTATTTTGTGTAATCCAATTAATCACCATCTTTACCAGATCGATGctactgattttttttctttttgcacaTCTGGTGTATGTACTCTACTGATCCTTGATATGTTTAAACCTTGACAAGAGAGCTTTCATCCATCTCTATTTATTCTCTCCCTTTATTATTCCGTCTTACCATGTTGATAATGTGGGTGCTGATGATTTTCAGTTGCGTATGGATGACATTCCAAAGCTGCTGGCAGAGTACAAACAACTACTTAATTAAGGGAGGGACGCCCCTTTGGGTAAAttagaagaggaggaaaaaacaaagcaaacgAAGCATTTCCTCTACAGATGTTCTGACTTGAATTTTGCACTCTCCAGTTTCACTGGCACAAAGCTTCCGTTGTGAAATATGAACTGATAAATAGAGTAGTGCAAAGACCTAGATGTCTACTACGGAATTGATGTGATATCAGTACCATTTTTATAACCTCCGAAATCCACTGCTTTTATGATGTTTTATGAGTTACTGTACTATGTGGCTTCTGTTGACCTTATTAAGGTGTACAGATGTTTggtatattaaaatatatatgtttACATCCATAATTTCTTTTATTACAACCGATAAATGTcttaaaagtaaaatgagaagaGAATATAGCAGATGGCGGAATCCACTAATCAGCATTAGGCCATTTGTGGTATAGCTCAACAATCTTTAGAAGCGTTTTAGTTTCCGCATCGCTCAGTCTCTCACCCAGTCCAAAGCTCGCAAGTGTCCTCCAATCTTTGCCAAAATGGACCACGAGATCACTGACTTAGAGGCTTTTGCCTTGTTTGCAAGTCTTTTCGAAAGAGTCTTTATTCTTAAGAGtatgcagaaaagaaaaagagttcGATGGTGGATCCAAACTCATTCAAGACcaaaaataaattcagtgcttgaaTTAATTTCTTTTGATTTGGGTAGTGTTAATGCTTgtatccgttggggatctaattaacgataagtgagagagagagagagagagatagtgacacaagatgtatagtggttcgcttcccgccttagcgggaaactacgtccacttgaatgtttaactagtgtgtcgagcctcgCGGCCCAAGcgcattacaaagtgtgtaatggagtggagatggaatggtgtttaagtgggaggaagcattccttttataggtgaaggaagccatctcctttacattttcttagatgtgggacaagcaaagataactattctagtgtagaaatgcctagtgtggaggcaacttggcaaggccggaaaggtggcttcccggcgacggatttgagacttccggataccgtagcgtagcttgaacataggacTACAAGATGGATGtcgcggttgggccttgccatgtctcgtggatgtcccaaagtgggtgttacttatgcttggtgatgtagagaactagcttgctagtgtaggtataaacaagtccccgaagtccccgagtaagagtagcttcttggttggggagttcaaatcatgaagtcatcaagcataagtaatatccgagcggtacggagcccctacaagtccccgaactccgtaagcaagaagggactcgtgaacctgcaaaacaaagacaaaaaacaggcatatgtaggattCTCGTTGCATTGgccacaaatgtgagttgcacttatatgcgttggcatatacgaacgtacggggtgcatgatacatgttgatgtatacactggaatggcgccgagtacgatcgcttatgacgtacaaactcgagaacgcgtatggtcgtgtgagcatatggattgcatacgataaatgtaagttgtatgagcgttgcggaggtaagcgtttgtaattcgtgagtgttgaatgcttgaacgcttgtgtttgtttggttgtcgctcgtattaatggaacgtgaaaagaattcgatttgtcacaagcgacaaatggtagaagaattcaatgttccattaacgtgtagtgtgtcgagtagacatgagtgtaaagctcaaggattgccgggaaggcatgagcgggagctcgtgagccgaagctcgagggttgccgggaaggcatgagcggtgagctcgggggtgccgggaaggcatgagcgggagctcgggggtgccgggaaggcatgagcggaagctcgggggttgccgggaaggcgtgagcgggaagctcgggggtgccgggaaggcgtgagcgggaagctcggggttaccgggaaggcatgagcggatgctcgggggttgccgggaaggcatgagcggaagctcggggtgccgggaaggcatgagcgggaagctcaagggttgccgggaaggcatgagcggaagctcggggtgccgcgaaggcatgagcggtaagctcgtggtgccg
This portion of the Rosa chinensis cultivar Old Blush chromosome 1, RchiOBHm-V2, whole genome shotgun sequence genome encodes:
- the LOC112163909 gene encoding protein GLUTELIN PRECURSOR ACCUMULATION 3, which encodes MSSLPSMKERKRVDRVEKRFLNDIVVYDIDNKLWYKPECTGGTDGQVGPSPRAFHVAVVIDCHMFIFGGRCGGKRLGDFWVLDTDIWQWSELTSFGDLPSARDFAAASAIGNQKIIMYGGWDGKKWLSDVYVLDTISLEWMELSVTRSLPPPRCGHTATMVEKRLLVYGGTGGGGPIMGDLWALKGVIAEENETPGWTQLKLPGQAPSARCGHTITSGGHYLLLFGGHGTGGWLSRYDIYYNDCIILDRVSAQWKRLPTGNEPPPARAYHSLTCIGSRYLVFGGFDGKSTFGDLWWLVPEEGPYCKQASCNFTNQYYRK